CGGATGGCCGCCCGGCGGTGCGGCGAATGCCTCGAAGAGCGTGTCCACCTCGTTCTCATCCATCGCGTGCAGCGCACGCTCGCCGCCCGCCTCGGCCACCGCATCTATGGCCGATTCCAACTCCCGTACAAGCGGGGCATAACGGTCAACCATCAACTGCCACACAGCCGCCGGATCGGTATAAACCGTCCCGCCGTCCCCCGACTCGAGCTCCGCATGCTCCGCGGCGGCCTCGCCGGCCAGCCGCAGCAGGGCGTCGTCGAGCCCCGGCTCGTAGAGCTCGGCGAGGAAGGCGGCGAACTCCTCGGCCTCCGGATCCACCGCCGGGTCCTCACCGTCGCGGAGATAGCTCCTGAGGAAGGGGCTCTCGTACGCCGCCGGGCCGGGCGGCGCCGACGCGGCCGGGCTCTCCCCTTCGTCGGGCATCTCGAAGCTGTCGGCAGCAAGAAACGGGCTGCTGGAACCAGAGCCGAGCACGGACATGTGCAGCCACCCCCCGGGGGCGCCGATGGACTTGCCACCGCCGGACCCGTTCCGGAGGCTGGCTCATCGTTCTGCGGCCCGCCGAGCGAGGGCAACACGTCTTTTTACGCATGCGGTGCGGCGGCAGCGAGAACTGGCCACACGATCACGGGCGCAGTTCCGGCCCGGCCGGTGTGCGCCTGTGGCGACGACTGCCGGACAGCAGGACGTCAGCCTCCGTGCGGAGGGCGGCAGCCAGTCTTCACGCGCTGCGAGGCAGATCGAGTCGAACGGTTCTCGACACCGAGCGCAGATCGGTTGAGTCAGCCGGCCTGGTGGTTCGCGTCGGCCTCGCGCTCGGCGGCGGAGCGGGCCGCCGCTGCGACGGCCTGGAGCGCGTCCAGGTGGGCGGCGAGCGCGTTGCCCCCCTCAGGAGTCAGGGCGAGCCAGGTTCGGGCTTTGCGACCGGCACGTCCCTTTTTGACGTCGACGTAGCCAGCTTCTTCGAGCGTCTTGGCAATCTTGCTCAGTGCCGAGTCGGACAGCTCGCATCGGTCGCGTACGAGCGCGAAGTCCGCCTCGATGCAGCCGGAAAGGAATGCCAGGACAGCCAGCCGGCTCGGATGATGCATGAGCTCGTTGAAGCCCGCCCCGGCCACACCCCTGTCAGCGGGCATGGGCTCCCTCAGGGCCGTGAGGCAGCGCCCGGTGGCGCCGTGCGAACAGACTCCAGGCCGCCGCGGCGCCAACGACAGCGGGTACGACGATGCACGTGGCGTGACTGCCGCCACCGAGGCGACACACTGCCCAGACGGCAATGCACAATGCGCAGAGCCCCACCGCCTCACCCACGAGCCGTATGTTGCGCAGGCGCTTGGCGGGGGCATCCCTCACCCCTGTGACCTGGACACTCATCCGGCGGATCAACCATGCTATGGGCCAGGTGAGCAATGCTCCCGGGAGCGCAGCGAGCGGTACCTCCCGCGTGGCGGCAAGCGCCGCCACGTCCACGCCGACGAGCAGGCCCGCCAGCATCGGGAACCAACCCGGTGCCGGTCGACCCCGCACCCCGGCACGAATCGACTCCACGCGAGCCAGCGCGCTCGCCGCCTGAGCCGGGGACACCTCCACGGACTGTGATTCGCCACCATGAGTCCCAAGAGACACGAAGCCGCACGACCTTCCCGACAGCAAGACGATGAGGTTGCCAGCATGGCACACACTTTCCTAGCCGGAAAGTCACGTGGCTGACTCGAGAGGCATGGCCACCCGAAGTGACATTGATGGGAAGATTGGCTGGAGTACCAGAGGCACGAAAGAAGGCGCCTGACCGGGGCTATTGCCCGTCAGGCGCCTTCCATTCGTCATTCGCCCTGCTCAGCACAGGGCCCGGTTTACGCTGTAACTCCTGTGACTGACCCGGGGGTTACTTGACGTTGACGCCGGTCCAGGCAGCGGCCACGCGCTTGTACTCGGTGGAGTTCGCGCCGTACAGGCCCTTCGCAGCGCTCAGCGTGCCCTTACGGGCCGCCTTGTAGTTGGTGGTCGACGTGAAGTACGTCGTCAGGGCCTTGTACCAGATCTTCTCGGCCTTGCCGCGTCCGATGCCAAGGACCTTGGAGCCGTCGGCGGTCGGCGAGTTGTAGTTGACGCCGTTGATCCGCTTCTTGCCGCTGCCCTCGGACAGCAGGTAGAAGAAGTGGTTGGCGATGCCCGAGGAGTAGTGGACGTCGACGTTCCCGGCGTTGGCGCTCCACTTGTCCAGGGAGCCGCCGTCCTTGCTCGGCTTGTCCATGTAACGGAGCGGGGAGCCGTCACCGTTGATGTCGATCTTCTCGCCGATGAGGTAGTCGCCGACGTCCTTGGGGTTCTTGGCCTTGAACTCCACGGCAGTGGCGAAGATGTCGGAGGTGGCCTCGTTCAGGCCGCCGGACTCGCCGCTGTACTCCATGTTGCCGGTCGCCGAGGTGACACCGTGCGTCATCTCGTGGGCCGCGACGTCGATCGAGGTGAGGGGCTTCTTGTTGCCCTCGCCGTCGCCGTACGTCATGCAGAAGCAGCTGTCGTCCCAGAACGCGTTCACGTAGCCGTTGCCGTAGTGGACGCGGGAGGTCGCGCCCTTGCCGTCGCCGTTGATGCCCTTACGGCCGTGGACGGACTTGTAGTAGTCCCAGGTGAGCTGGGCGCCGTAGGCGGCGTCGACGGCGGCGGTCTGCGCGCTCGAAGGCTTGCCGTTGCCCCAGACGTCGTTGGCGTCCTTGAAGAGCTTGCCGGTGCCGCTCTCCGCGTGCTTCAGGTCGAAGGTGCGGTGGCCGCCTCGGGCCTTGTCCGTCAGCTCGTAGCCGCTCGCCACCTTCTTGGAGCCGACCTTGACCTTGCCGCTGTACTGGCTGTTGCCGGTGCCGTTCTCGATGGCCTGACGCTCGTACAGCTTCTTGCCCGTCGCGGCGTCCGTGATGACGTGGAGCCTGCTGGGGGTGCCGTCCTGCTGCATGCCGGTGACGACGGTCTCGTACGCGAGGACGGGCTTGCCATCGGCGGCCCAGATCACCTTGCGCGGCGACTGCGCGTCGGCCTTGGTGGTCTTGGCCTTGGCCGCGGTCGACTCGGCGGACTCGGCGACCGAGGACTTGCCGAGCTTCGCGTCGGTCGACGCGACCTTCACGGTGGCCTCGGTCGCCTTGGTGACGCTCTTCACCTTGCCGCTCTTGGCGGTGTGCACGACGAGGTCGCCGCCGAGGACCGGCAGGCCCTCGTAGGTGCGCTCGTAGCGGGTGTGGGTCGTGCCGTCGGCGTCCTTGACGACGTCACGGACGACCAGCTTCTCCTTGGCACCGAGGCCGATCTCGTCGGCGGTCGCCGATCTCTCCGCGTTCGCATCCTGGAGGAGGTCCGCGCGGGCCGACGCCGAGAGGGCGACGGGCGAGCCGGACGGGTCGGTGTCGTTGTCCGGCTGGGCGGAGGCGCCGGTGGTCAGTCCGGCGGTGAGCAGCGCTCCGGCCGCGACGGCGGTGGCGATCGTCAGCGTCGAACGCTTACGGAATATGTGAGAGGTCACGCGGGCTCCATCTGTGGGGGCCCGGGAGGCATGGAGGGCCGCCCGGAGCAGAAAAAGACGCGATGCGGGCGTGCAGCCTGTTGCTGTACGAGCAGCGTGTTGCGGGGGAGCGTGTCATTTCAACCAGGTACATGTCAGCATTTTGACTGGATGTTGGCCGGAAATAGTCCGTTGAACGTTGGTCGACATACGCAATGCGGACAGATCACGAACGCGGACGGCATCGGCAACGTGGCGCCCGCGCCGCAGAGTTGATTGCCGCGGTGGCAGTGCCCCTCGCTGAGGGAGGGCTGCTGTGTTTAAGGGTGGCTGTGCCGAGTGCCCCTAAAGCGTGTCCGCGTGTGGAGGCAGCGCGGCGTCGAGGGTGTCACGGATGACGTGGTAGCAGCTGCAGGCGTGGGCCTGCAGGCGGTCGCGGTCCAGGATGGTGATCGTGCCGCGGCTGTACTCGATGCAGCCGTCCGCGGCCAGGGCGCCCGCGACCTCGCTCACCGAGGACCGGCGCACGGCCAGCATCTGGGCGAGGAACTTCTGCGTGAGTTCGAAACGCTCGCTGTGCATGCGGTCGGCGGTCATCAGCAGCCAGCGCGCGCAGCGCTGGTGGGTGCGGTGGCCGCGGATGCAGGCCGCGTTGCGTGCCAGCTGGGTGAACATCGACTGGGTGAAGCGCTGGAGCGCTTGCTGCAGCTGGCCGTCCAACAGGGCGATCTCATGGCGGAACCGGTCGGCGCCCATCCGAAGGGCGCGGCCGGGAACCTGGCACAGCGTGCGTTCCGTGGAGGTGGCCACGCCGAGGAAGACGGGGAGGCCGACCATGCCCTCGTCGCCGACGGTGGCGACCTCGACGGTCGGGCCTTCCAGGTCGGTGACGATCGAGCACACCCCGATCACGGGGAAGTACACGGCGTCGATGCGCTCGCCGGGCCGGTAGAGCACGTCCCCGACAACCAGTTCGACCGGTTCCAGGTGCGGACGCAGACGGTCTCGGGCGGGTTGCGGCAGGGTGGCGAGGATCCGGTTGCTTTTCAGGTCGTACGAGCCGTCGGTGTCCCCCGTGCCAGCCGTGTCACCCGTGCTACCCATGTCACCCGTCTCGCTCGCCATGAGGTACGCCTCTCGTCCTGGGTCAGGTGACCAATGCCGGAGGGATCACTGCCGCCCAGGGGGGCAACGAAACCCGCATCATGCCCGCGGCGCCCGTCACCATCACCAGGCTGACCAGCGCGTGCGCAAGCA
The sequence above is a segment of the Streptomyces sp. Je 1-369 genome. Coding sequences within it:
- a CDS encoding transcriptional regulator → MPADRGVAGAGFNELMHHPSRLAVLAFLSGCIEADFALVRDRCELSDSALSKIAKTLEEAGYVDVKKGRAGRKARTWLALTPEGGNALAAHLDALQAVAAAARSAAEREADANHQAG
- a CDS encoding Crp/Fnr family transcriptional regulator, giving the protein MASETGDMGSTGDTAGTGDTDGSYDLKSNRILATLPQPARDRLRPHLEPVELVVGDVLYRPGERIDAVYFPVIGVCSIVTDLEGPTVEVATVGDEGMVGLPVFLGVATSTERTLCQVPGRALRMGADRFRHEIALLDGQLQQALQRFTQSMFTQLARNAACIRGHRTHQRCARWLLMTADRMHSERFELTQKFLAQMLAVRRSSVSEVAGALAADGCIEYSRGTITILDRDRLQAHACSCYHVIRDTLDAALPPHADTL
- a CDS encoding M4 family metallopeptidase yields the protein MTSHIFRKRSTLTIATAVAAGALLTAGLTTGASAQPDNDTDPSGSPVALSASARADLLQDANAERSATADEIGLGAKEKLVVRDVVKDADGTTHTRYERTYEGLPVLGGDLVVHTAKSGKVKSVTKATEATVKVASTDAKLGKSSVAESAESTAAKAKTTKADAQSPRKVIWAADGKPVLAYETVVTGMQQDGTPSRLHVITDAATGKKLYERQAIENGTGNSQYSGKVKVGSKKVASGYELTDKARGGHRTFDLKHAESGTGKLFKDANDVWGNGKPSSAQTAAVDAAYGAQLTWDYYKSVHGRKGINGDGKGATSRVHYGNGYVNAFWDDSCFCMTYGDGEGNKKPLTSIDVAAHEMTHGVTSATGNMEYSGESGGLNEATSDIFATAVEFKAKNPKDVGDYLIGEKIDINGDGSPLRYMDKPSKDGGSLDKWSANAGNVDVHYSSGIANHFFYLLSEGSGKKRINGVNYNSPTADGSKVLGIGRGKAEKIWYKALTTYFTSTTNYKAARKGTLSAAKGLYGANSTEYKRVAAAWTGVNVK